A single Pan troglodytes isolate AG18354 chromosome X, NHGRI_mPanTro3-v2.0_pri, whole genome shotgun sequence DNA region contains:
- the LOC465560 gene encoding tubulin-specific chaperone A-like, whose translation MADPRVRQIKIKTGVVKRLVKEKVMYEKEAKQQEEKIEKMRAEDGENYDIKKQAEILQESRMVIPDCQRRLEAAYLDLQQILESEKDLEEAEEYKEARLVLDSVKLEA comes from the coding sequence ATGGCCGATCCTCGCGTGAGACAGATCAAGATCAAGACCGGCGTGGTGAAGCGGTTGGTCAAAGAAAAAGTGATGTATGAAAAAGAGGCAaaacaacaagaagaaaagattgaaaaaatgAGAGCTGAAGATGGTGAAAATTATGACATTAAAAAACAGGCAGAGATCCTACAAGAATCCCGGATGGTGATCCCAGATTGCCAGCGCAGGTTGGAAGCCGCATATTTGGATCTTCAACAGATATTAGAAAGTGAAAAAGACTTGGAAGAAGCTGAGGAATATAAAGAAGCACGTTTAGTACTGGATTCAGTGAAGTTAGAAGCCTGA